From the Edaphobacter bradus genome, the window TCTCCGCAGTCAACGAGTACTGGTACTGCGTCGCTGACATTCGTGCGCCGATGCGCAGCTCCTGGAAGGCCTGCAGATACAGCGTCGCGCCCGGAATCCCGGCTGTCTTCGGGCGCAGACGGTTGATGATCACGTCAGCGGAATCACCGGTCTTCTGCCGCTCCGCATCCGGCTTCAGCGCGATGAACACATTGCCCGAGTTGCTGCCGCCGCCGCCCGGACCGCCGCCGCCTACAAACGCCATCACGTTCTGCACGCCCGGATCCTGCTGCACGATCGCCGCCAGTTGGACGACCTTCTGCTTCATCGCATCGAACGAGACATCCTGCTGCCCGCGAATCAGCCCGCCGATACGCCCCGTGTCCTGCTGCGGGAAGAAGCCCTTTGGAACCAGAATGTACAGGTAGATGTTCAGCGCAAAGGTCAGAATCGTAATCGTCAGCACCAGGCCCTGATGACCAAGCACCCAGCGCAGACCGTGCTCGTACTCTGCCGTCAGCCAGGCGAGCCCCTTCTCGCCCCAGCGGTAGAAGCGCCCATGCTTCTTCGTCCCATGCGGCTGGATAAACTTCGCGCTCAGCATCGGCGTCGTCGTCAGAGAGACCACGAGCGAGACCATGATCGCAACCGACAACGTCACCGCGAACTCGCGGAACAGCCTGCCCACGATTCCACCCATCAGCAGGATCGGGATGAACACGGCGATCAGCGAAGTGCTCATTGACAGCACCGTGAAGCCGATCTCCTTCGACCCCACCATCGCCGCCTTGAACGGCGACAGGCCGCTCTCCAGATGCCGGCTGATGTTTTCGATTACGACAATCGCATCGTCGACGACGAATCCAGTGGAGATTGTCAGCGCCATCAGCGAGAGATTGTCCAGCGAGTACCCGAGCAGGTACATGACCCCGAAGGTGCCCAGCAGGCTCAGCGGAACCGAGACGCTCGGAATCAGCGTCGTCCGTATCTCCCGCAGGAAGACGAAGACCACCATGATCACCAGCAGGATCGAGATGATCAGCGTCCGCGTCACATCCTTCACTGAGGCGCGAATCGTCGTCGTCCGGTCCAGCACGACACTGAGCTGAATCGCCGGCGGAATCGTGGCCTGCAGCGTCGGCAGCAGTGCCAGAACATTGTCGACCGTCTTGATCACATTCGCAGTCGAGGTCTTGAAGACGACGACCAGAACCGCCGGCTTGCCATTGAAAGTGCCACCGGTATGGATGTCCTCGACGCTGTCGGTTACCTCGGCAACGTCCTGGATTCGCACGACTCCACGGGCTGCCGCTGCAGGGCTCGCGCTGCTGGTCGCCGACGAGGAACTGGACGAACTGGAGGCTGAAGTCGCAGAGCTGACCGCACTCTGCAGCGACGTCGGCAATCCACTGCTCGCGGCGGCAGAGCTCACCGGCCCACGGTTCGTCGCAACGATCAGAGGAGCGTACGCCGCGGAGCCAAACAACTGATCGGTCGTGTTGACACTCCAGCGCCGGGTTGAATCCTGCAAATAACCCTTCGGCTTGTTTACGTTCACCGTGCCGATCGCAGCACGCAGCGCCTCAAGGCCAACTCCATAGCTCGCAAGCAGTGTTGGATTCGCCTCGACGCGCACCGCGGGCTTCGCGCTGCCTCCGCAGAACGTCTGTCCCACGCCGTCCACCTGCGCGATCTTCTGCGCCAGAATACTGTCGCAGGCGTCGTAGAGCTGCGGCACCGAGAGCGTGTCCGACGTCAGCGCCAGAATCACAATCGGCGAATCCGCCGGATTGATCTTCCTGTACCCGGGGTTCTGGGGCAGGTTCGACGGCAACTGGCTGCGCGCTGCATTGATCGCCGCCTGAACATCGCGCGCCGCGCCATCCACATCTCGGCTCAAGTCAAACTGCAGCGTGATCGAGCCGTTCCCCAGCCCCGAGGACGACGTCATCTCATTGACGCCCGCAATCCTCGAGAACTGCCGCTCCAGCGGAGTCACAATCGCGGACGCCACCGTCTCCGGATCCGCTCCCGGAAGTCCAGCGCCGACAGAGATCACCGGATACTCTATCTGCGGAAGGCTCGCTACCGGAAGCAGCTTGTAGGCGACGCAGCCCGCCAGAATGATCGCCACCGACAGCAGCATCGTCGCCACGGGACGCTTGATGAACGGCGCCGAGAAATGCACCCCGTCTAAGTCAGGGCGATTCTCCGCGTCCTTCCGCGCCACGGCGAGATCGTGATTCTCTTCGTGATCAGCCATCAGTCCGCACCCACTGCCTCATGTTCATGCCGACGGAACTCCCGATCTGCCTCCTTCGTATGCAGATATCTCCTTCCAATACGGTCAAAGAACAGGTAGACGACCGGCGTTGTAAACAGCGTCAGCACCTGCGACACGATCAGTCCGCCGACGATTGCGATTCCCAGAGGCCGCCTCAACTCGCTGCCCGTGCCGGTGCCCATCGCCAGCGGCAGGCCGCCAAGCAGCGCGGCCATCGTCGTCATCATGATCGGGCGGAAACGCAGCAGGCAGGCCTGGTAGATCGCCTCCTCCGGCTCCATGTTGTGCACACGCTCGGCCTCAAGCGCGAAGTCGATCATCATGATCGCGTTCTTCTTCACGATGCCGATCAGCAGGATGATGCCGATCAGCGCAATGACGCTCAGGTTGATATGGAAAAGCAGCAGCGCCAGAATCGCGCCGACACCGGCCGACGGCAGCGTGGAAAGAATCGTGATCGGGTGGATGTAGCTCTCGTACAGCACACCCAGAACGATGTAGACGACGATCAGCGCCGCGAGAATCAGAATCGGCTCGTTGGTCAGCGAAGCCTCGAAGGCCCGCGCCGTGCCCTGGAACGACGCATTCACGCTCGCCGGAAGATTCAGTTCATCCTTCGCCCTGTTGACCGCCTCCACTGCGTCGCCAATCGACTTGCCCGGAGCCAGGTTGAACGAGAGCGTCACCACCGGAAATTGTCCCTGGTGGTTGATTGCAAGCGCCGTCTGCCTCTCCTCGAAGTGCGTAAACGTCGATAGCGGAACCTGCATCCCGTTCGAGCTCTTCACGTAGATGTTGTCCAGCGAAGTCGGATTGAGCTGGAACTTCGGAGCTACCTCCAGCACCACGTGGTACTGGTTCAACTGCGTAAAGATCGTGGAGACCTGCCGCTGTCCGAACGCATCGTCCAGCGTGTCGTCGATATTCTGCGGCGTGATTCCCAGCCGCGACGCCGTGTCGCGGTCGATTACCAGTTGCGCCTCCAGCCCGCTCAACTGCTGGTCGCTGGCCACATCCGTCAGTTCCGGAAGTTGCCTCAGCTTTTCGAGCATCTGGTTCGTCGCCGAGGCCAGCTCCTCGGAGTTCGCATCTTCGAGCGAGTACTGATACTGCGTCCGGCTCACGCGATCGTCCACCGTCAGGTCCTGCAGCGGCTGCAGGAAGCACTGAATACCCTCCACCTGCGCCAGCCTCGGCCCCAGCCGTTGAATCACGTCGGTCGCCGAGTTCGTCCTCTGCTCGCGGTCCTTCAGGTTGATCTGAATGCGCCCGCTGTTCAGCGTCGAGTTAGTGCCGTCGACTCCGATAAACGACGAGACGCTCTCCACATCTGGGTCCTGCAGAATTACCTTGGCCAGAGTCTGCTGGCGCGCGCTCATCGCCTGGAAGCTGATGGTCTGCGGAGCCTCTGTGATTCCCAGCAGCACGCCGGTGTCCTGCACCGGGAAGAAGCCCTTCGGCACGACGATGTAGAGGTACACCGTCAGCAGGAATGTGGCCAGCGTTACCAACAGGGTCAGGGTCTGGTGACGCAGCACCCACTTCACACCGACGCCATACTTCGCAATCACGTAGTCGAAGAACACTTCGCTCTTGTGATAAAAGGCGTTCTGCTCGCTCTCCGGCTTGTGCTTCAGCAGTTTCGCGCACATCATCGGCGTCAGCGTCAGCGAAACCACTGCCGAGACCAGAATCGTCACCGCCAGCGTCACCGCGAACTCGCGGAAGAGACGCCCGACGATATCGCCCATGAACAGCAGGGGAATGAGCACAGCGATCAGCGACACGGTCAGCGAGAGAATCGTGAACCCGATCTGCTGCGATCCCTTCAGCGCGGCTTCCAGCGGCGAGTCGCCATCCTCGAGATACCGCGAGATGTTCTCGATCATCACGATCGCGTCGTCCACGACGAAGCCGGTCGAGATCGTCAGCGCCATCAGGCTCAGGTTGTTCAGGCTGTAGCCCAGCAGGTACATCACCCCGAAGGTGCCTACAATCGACAGAGGCACCGCCACCGAGGGAATGATGGTCGCCGAAAACGAGCGCAGGAACAGGAAGATCACCATCACGACCAGCGCAATCGTCAGCATCAGCGAGAACTGCACGTCCTTCACCGAGGCGCGGATCGTATTCGTGCGGTCGGTCAGCACCTGCACCGTTACGCTCGTGGGCAGCGTCGTGCGGAGCTGCGGCAGCAGCTTCTGCACTTCGTCCACGACACCGATGATGTTGGCGCCCGGCTGCCGCTGGATGTTGACGATCACCGCCGGCTTCAGCTCGATATCGCGCGCCGGCTGGTCCTTCGTCGCAGGAGTCGCTGCGGTTCCCATCCACGCGGCCTGGTACAGGTTCTCCGCGCTGTCGACGGCGTTCGCCACGTCCGACAGCCGCACCGGCGATCCGTTGTGGTACGCGATGATCACCTTCGCGTAGTCCGCGCTCGAGAGCAACTGGTCGTTCGCTCCGATCGTGTACGACTGCCTCGCGCCGTTCAGGTTGCCCTTCGCCTGGTCCACGTTCGCCGTGCCCAGCGCAGAACGCAGGTCTTCAAGGCTGAGCCCGTAGTTGGCCATCGCCGTCGGGTTCGCCTGAATTCGCACCGCCGGCTTCTGTCCGCCGTTAATCGACACCAGGCCCACGCCGGAGAGTTGCGAGATCTTCTGCGCCAGCACCGTATCGGCCAGGTCCTCTACCTTCGATAGCGGCAGCGAGTCGCTGGTCAGCGCCAGCGTGAGAATCGGCGCATCGGCCGGATTCACTTTGCTGTACACCGGAGGATTCGGCAGGTCCTGCGGCAGATAGCTGTACGCGGCATTGATGGCTGCCTGCACGTCCTGCTGCGCGACGTCGATCGACTCGGACAGCGTGAACTGCAGTGTAATCACGCTGCCGCCGCCTGAGCTCGTTGAGGTCATCTGGCTCAGCCCGGGGATCTGCCCGAACTGCCGCTCCAGAGGGGCCGTCACCGAGGACGCCATCACCTCCGGGCTTGCTCCCGGATAGAACGTCACCACCTGAATCGTCGGGTAGTCGACCTCAGGCAGCGCCGAGACCGGCAGCTGCAGATACGCCACCCAGCCCGCAAGCAAAATGGCCACCATCAGGAGCGAGGTGGCCACTGGGCGCAGAATAAATGGCCGCGAAGGGCTCATGGATGCTGACCTCCCGCGTTTGTGTTCTGGCCATGCTGCCCATGCTGGTGCTCCCCACCCTTGCCCTGCCCAATCACATTGGGGGTCATATCCGTCCCGCCGTCTGTGGCATTGGTTCCCTGCGCTCTTGGACCACCCGGCCTCATCGCCTGACGTGGGCTCACGCGGCTGCCGTTCCTCAGCTTCTCCTGGCCATCTACAACAACCTGATCCCCAGGGTTGACCCCGCCGCCCAGAATCGTCTGGACTCCCTCTGTCAGATCCACCTTCACGGTCTGCGCCACGGCGTAGAAGTGCGGTTGGTTCTGCTGGCCTGCACCCGAGGCGGTTCCGGATGCTGGAGCTGCACCTCCAGGCTTGCTTCCCGGATGCACTCGGCCACCGCCGGGCAGGCCGTGCGGGCCGGTATCACCCTGCAGGCTCGCCGGAGGATCGCCCGGCTTCACCAAAAAGACAAAGTTGCCCTGCGAACCCGACTGGATCGCCGCCGAGGGAACCACAATCGCGTTCGGCCTCTGCTGCAGGATCAGACGTACGTTCACGAACTGGTTCGGGAACAGCGCTCCATCCTTGTTGTCGAAGATGGCCTTCACCTTCACAGTGCCCGTCGTCGTGTCGATCTGGTTGTCCACCGTCAGAACGCTTCCGCTGGCAAGATGCGTCGCTCCGGAGCGGTCATACGCCTCGACGTTGAGCTTCTTGCCGCCCTTCATCAGATCAAGCACCTCAGGCAGATTGTCCTCAGGCAGCGTGAAGATCACCGTAATCGGCTGAAGCTGCGTCACCACCAGCAATCCGTTCGTGTCCGAAGCATGAACTATATTGCCCGGATCAACCTGCCGTAGCCCGACCACCCCATCGATCGGCGAGGTGATCTTCGTGTACTGCAGATTCACCCGCGCAGCCTGAATCGCCGCCTTATCGGCTTCGATCGAGCCCTGGGCCTGTCCCGACGACGAGATCTGCGCCTGCTCGCTCTCCTGGGAGACCACACCGGCCCGATAGAGCGCTGTGTACCTCGCCGCCTCGGCCTGCGCGTTCACCGCGTTGGCCTGGTCCTTCACCAGCTGTCCCTGGGCCTGCGCAAGCACGGCTTGATAGGGAGCCGGATCGATCTCGGCCAGCAACTGGCCCTTCCGCACCTTCTCGCCTTCACGAACCGCCACCTGGACCAGTTGCCCATCCACGCGGGACTTGATCGTCACCGTGTAATACGCCGTCACGGTGCCCAGCTCCGTCAGGTAGATTGGCATCGCCTTCTGCTGCACCGTCGAAACCTGCACAGGAACCGGGCGGTCGGCTGCCGCCTGCGACCTCTGATTGTCGGCATTCTGCTGCTGCGTGTTCTGCCGGATCTTCCACACGGCCACCCCGACCACCAGCAGGATCACCAGAGCGACGATCCACTTCTTCAGGCCTGAGCCCTTAGGCCTCTCCGGTTCAGGCACGGCTCTCTGCGGGGCAGTCGCAGGGAGAACTGGGCTGGTCTCTTGTTCGGTAATCTGGGCTGACGACATTGGCGCGTTCACCGTGCTCTCAAAATGAATTGGACTGATGCTGTTGAACCAAGGATATAAATCCAGGACTAGTCAAATTGCTCGACCTGCGTTGCGTCTCGAACTCAGCAACATGGTCGAAGTTTTTTCAATTCAGAGGGTTCTTCGGAAACCTCAGAATAACTGATAATGACGTTGGCCGCCTCGTGAAGGTTTCGCCCTGAACTCCGCCCTGGCCTGATATCTGTTCGTAACTCCAGTTGGCAGTGCGGTAATCGCTCTTCTTTCATTATTCTCAACAGAAGGATCATCATTTGCCCGCCACTGCCACCGAATCCGGTATCTCCGCCCTTCCGGCCCTCTGCGTCGACCTGGACGGCACTTTAGTCAAATCCGATACCCTCGTTGACTCGGTCCTCTCGCTCGCCCGCCACCATCCGACCGAGCTACTCAAGGTCCCAGGCTGGCTCCTCGAAGGCAAGGCGGCTTTTAAGCGCCATCTCGCCGGCGCTGTCTCCTTAGATGCCGCCCACCTGCCCTACAACCGCGAACTCCTGCAGTTTCTGGAGCAGGAGCACTCCACCGGCCGCCCCCTCTACCTGGCCACCGCGGCCGACCTCGGGATCGCCCGCCGCGTCGCCGAGCATCTCGGCATCTTCTCTGGAGTCCTTGCCTCCGACGGAGTCGTTAACCTCTCTGGACACAACAAGCTGGCCGTCTTCCGCGAGCACTTCGGCGACAACTTCTCCTACATCGGCAACGCCACGCCCGACCTCCCGCTCCTGGAGGCCTGCCGCGAGCCAATGGTGGCCAACCCCACCGCCGGCCTTCGCTCCGGGCTCCGCCGCGCCCGCATCACCCCCGTCCGCAGCTTCACCGAGCGAGTCTCGCCCATCAAGGCCTGGCTTAAAGCCATCCGGATCCACCAGTGGGCCAAGAACGTCCTCATCTTCCTGCCGCTTCTCCTCGCTCATGCCCTGCCCCTCGGCCTTGTCACCGGAACAATCCTGGCCTTCTTTTCCTTCGGCCTCTGCGCATCGGCCACCTACATCGTCAACGACCTCCTCGACCTCGACGCCGACCGCCAGCATCCCCGTAAGCGCCGCCGCCCCTTCGCCTCCGGAGATCTCTCCGCTGTCACAGGACTCGGAGTCATCCTCCTCTTCCTCGTCCTGTCGATCACACTCGCTGTCCTGCTCCCGGCGGTGGTCGCCCGGCTCTCACCGGATCGCGCCCTCGTCCGCCCCTACCACTTCCTCGCGTGGCTCGGAATCTACGCCGTCACCACGCTCGCCTACTCGCTCCGCCTCAAGCGAGCCGTCCTCGTGGATGTCATCGTCCTCTCCGGCCTCTACACCATCCGCATCATCGCCGGCTCCGCCGCAACGGGAGTCCCCGTCTCCACCTGGCTCGCGAGCTTCAGCATCTTCTTCTTCCTCTCGCTGGCCTTCGTCAAGCGCTTCGCCGAGCTCGAAAACCTCCGCGAGCGCGGCGGCTCTATCGCCAAGGGCCGCGGCTACCACATCTCCGACGTCGAGCAGCTCCGCAGCTTCGGCTCGGCCTCGGGATACGCCTCGGTCGTCGTCCTCACCCTCTATATCTCGAACCTCAACGCCGACGCCGCCCAGCTCTACAACCACATCAACCGTCTCTGGCTGCTCGTCCCCGTCATGCTTCTCTGGCTCAGCCGCCTGTGGCTGCAGGCCTCGCGCGGCGAACTCGATGAAGACCCCGTCGTCTACGCCATCACCGACCGCCGCAGCCTACTGCTAGGGCTGCTTGTGATTGCCGTCGTCCTCTCCGCGCTCTGACCTTATCCGTCTTCACCAAGTAGAAGAGTGTCATCCTGAGCGGAGCGCAGCGGAGTCGAAGGGACCTGCGGTTGTCTTTTGCATTTATCCTTATCTCTGGCCATGACCGACACCATCCCCACGCTTTCCAGCTACGACGAGACCGCCCTCGAAGCCGCCTTCGCCACTCTCGCCGAAGAGGTCCGCACCTCTGCCGCCGCCCTCACCACACCCGAGGCGCAGGAGAACTTCCGCCTCCACTGGCTGGGCCGCAAGCAAGGCCGCCTCAAGCTCATCTCCGACGCCTGGCTTAAGTCCGCGCCGCCCGAAGCCCGCAAGCCCCTCGGCATTCGCTTCAACCAGCTCAAGCAGCAAATCGAGCAGGCCCTCGAAGCCCCGGCAGCACCTATCGCAGCGCCGAAAGTGCAGGCCCTGGACATCACCCTACCCGGCGTCATCCGCACCCCCGGCATCGCCCACCCCCTGCTCAGCACCATGCATGAGATCGTGCGCGTCTTCCATCATCTCGGCTACAGCACCAACCTCGGCCCGCAGGTCGAGAGCGACTTCTACAACTTCGAAGCCCTCAACTTCCCACAGGACCACCCCGCGCGCGACACCCAGGACACACTCCAGATCGCCAATCAGCACGCGAAGCCCTCGCGCGACCGCCTGCTGATGCGCACCCACACCTCGCCCGTGCAGATCCGCACCATGATCGCGCAGGCCCCGCCCATCCGCATCGTCATCCCCGGCAAGGTCCACCGCAATGACGCCGCGGACGCCACCCACTCGCCCATCTTTCACCAGATCGAAGGCCTCTGCGTCGACACCAACATCACCTTCTCCGACCTCAAGGGCACGCTCGACCACGCCATGAAGGCCCTCTTCGGCTCGGCCGTGAAGACGCGCTTCTTCCCCAGCTTCTTCCCCTTCACCGAACCCTCAGCCGACGTGCAGATCAGTTGCATCTTCTGCGGAGGCTCCGGCTGCCGCAAGTGCAAACACTCCGGCTGGATCGAGCTCCTGGGCTGCGGCATGGTCGACCCGCACGTCTTCGCTTCCGTCACTGAAGAACGCCGCAAGATCGATCCTGCTGATGACGCCTACAACCCGGAGAAGATCACAGGCTTCGCCTTCGGCATGGGAGTCGAGCGCATCGCCATGATGCTCCACGGCGTCTCCGACATAGGCCACTTCTACTCCGGAGACATGCGGTTTCTCGAACAGTTCGCATAACGCCCAGTTCGCATCACAGTGAGTTCTCCTGGGTCCGCTACTTCAGGCTATTCTGCAGAGCATCCAGATTCTGCGGACGCACTCGAATCGCCCCGCCCCTCGGGCTATCGATATCCGCAATCAGGAAAAATGAGAGCGCAATCACCAGCGGCAGGATCATAAGCAACTTCGCCTCTGACCGCCGCACCCCAAAGCCCACCAGCGCATTGCTGAACAGGCCCATTCCGAACATCAGGCACCATGCCGCCACAGGGATTTTGTTCCACCAGGCCGCTTGCGTATATCCCTGCGAGTTCAGCACGTCGTTCATCCCCGCAGCAGCCAGGGAACGACCAACTGTAGGCTGCGCATTCGTCGGCCCCGCGACGCCTGCCCACAGTTGGCTCTGCAACCTCTCCGTGTCTGCGTTGATCTGCCGCAGTTCGTCGGCGTGTCGCGTTACATACCACCGTATTCGCAGGTCCGTATACTGCCGCAGCATCGTCCGCACCTGCGATGCTTCTGGCTCGGGCAGCAGGTCCGCGCGGACATACTCTGTCCCGATCGCGTTCGCCTCCGCCTCCTCATAGTTCTTGCGCAAGTCATATCGTGCCGTCGCCATCGAATAACTGAACCCGATGATCAGGCCAAGTAGGGTCAACGTCGCTCCCTGCACAAGGGTAAAGTCCGCCTTGAGGGCCTCCGTCAGGGCCTCTCGCCCCTCGCTCATCCGGCTGCCCAGTCGCGCAGCCAGCCAGAGAAGCAAAATTGAAATCACGAATATCACCAGTGGATATTTCAGTATGTGGAGCACTGGCATCCCCTCCTCTGATATCTAACTAGGCTTATTTGGCCACTTCAGGAACCCAAATAGCAGATGGAGGATCGCCAGCGCCAACGCGCCCAGGAAAGCCGCTTTAAACGTCGTCACCGAGAATCCCGGCACAAACTTGCTCGAGAACCAGAGAATCACCGCATTGATCACGAGAAAGAAAAGCCCGAACGAAAGTATCCCCAGCGGGAGCGTGATGAACTTCAGCAGCAGCCCCAGCGTCGCATTCAGCAGCCCGATCACGATCACCGCAATCAGCGCCGAGACGAAGTTGCTGACATTGAAGCCCTGGACAAAGTGCGAAACCACCAGCAGAGCCAAGGCATTCAGAATCCAGTGCAGAAGCATGCGAACCATAGCCAGTCCTCGTGAGCTTTAGAATTGAGCACCCAACTCTCGTGCACACGAGCATACCCGACGTCACCACAGCCAACCATCAAAACTTTTTGCCGCTGACTCCTGACCCGCGACTCCCTGACTTCCTCGCTACATCACTTCGCCGTTTCGTGGTCGTAGCTGATCACCCGCGCAATCTTCCACGCACCATCCTTGTACTGCCACAGGTGAACAAACTTCGCCTCGCCGACTGTGTCGTGCTCCTGTCCTGGATGCGTAAAGCGATGGACCCCGATCTCCACCGCTCCATAGCCCTTCATGTAGTAGACCTTGAGCGACTCTGGAACCAGCTCGCGGTGGGTCTTGCCGCAGATGTTCTGCCTGATGCTCTCGGACAGCGCCTTATTGCCGAGCGTCACTCCGCCCTGGTCGTGGTAGAACTCCACGTCCTCGGCGATGAGTGAGCTGAACTTCTCGAGATTGCACGTGTTGTAGGCATCGAAGAGCTTGGCATCAAGCATCGTAATCGCGCGGTCCAGCTCCTGCTGGTTGTGTATATTGTCCAGCGACGGAACCGCCTGGGCATCGGCCCGGCCGATCGAGCCCGCGAGCAGGACAAACGGTAGCAGAGCAGAGAACCTCTTCATGAGCATCACCTTTCTTGACTGGAAAAAGGAACGACACACCCCGATACGCAGCGAGCGATGGAAATGTTCGCCCAAAAAATCCGGATCGCCTGCCGCCGGCGCCTCTCCCCGCCGCCTTCGCATTGTTTAGACTAGGAACGTCCACTCATGAAGATCCTCACTCACTGGCTGCGCCACTACCTTCCTACCCTTTCCGTCACCGACCGGCAGCTCGCCGACGACCTCACCCTCCGCGGCATAGCCGTCGAAGGCGTGCATCCCCTGGGCGATAGCAACGGCTCACTCTTCGAGATGGACATCACCACCAACCGCGTCGACGCCATGAACCACTACGGCGTCGCCCGCGAGGCCGCCACAATCTACGGTCTCCCCCTCGAGCCGCTCCACCCGAAGCTCCCCGTCGGCACGCTCGTTGATGCTCCCTTCCCCGTCCGCATCGCGCCCGAGGCCAGGGGCCTCTGCGGCCGCTTCACCGCGCAGGTCCTCAGCGACGTCACCATCGCGCCCTCGACCGGCCTCGTCGCCGAGTACTTCAACCTTCTCGGCCAGAAGCAGATCTCGAACGCTGTCGATGCCTCGAACTTCACCCTCATGGGCATGGGCCACCCCACGCACGCCTTCGACCTCGACAAGATCGAGGGTGGCATCGTCGTCCGCCTCGCCCGCAAAGGGGAAAAGCTCCGGCTTCTCGACGGAACCGAGCGCACGCTCGAGGCTGACGATCTGGTAGTCGCCGACGAGAAGAAAGCCCTCGCCCTCGCCGGAGTCATGGGAGGCTGGGACTCCATGATCACCGCCGAGACGAAGAACG encodes:
- a CDS encoding efflux RND transporter permease subunit — protein: MADHEENHDLAVARKDAENRPDLDGVHFSAPFIKRPVATMLLSVAIILAGCVAYKLLPVASLPQIEYPVISVGAGLPGADPETVASAIVTPLERQFSRIAGVNEMTSSSGLGNGSITLQFDLSRDVDGAARDVQAAINAARSQLPSNLPQNPGYRKINPADSPIVILALTSDTLSVPQLYDACDSILAQKIAQVDGVGQTFCGGSAKPAVRVEANPTLLASYGVGLEALRAAIGTVNVNKPKGYLQDSTRRWSVNTTDQLFGSAAYAPLIVATNRGPVSSAAASSGLPTSLQSAVSSATSASSSSSSSSATSSASPAAAARGVVRIQDVAEVTDSVEDIHTGGTFNGKPAVLVVVFKTSTANVIKTVDNVLALLPTLQATIPPAIQLSVVLDRTTTIRASVKDVTRTLIISILLVIMVVFVFLREIRTTLIPSVSVPLSLLGTFGVMYLLGYSLDNLSLMALTISTGFVVDDAIVVIENISRHLESGLSPFKAAMVGSKEIGFTVLSMSTSLIAVFIPILLMGGIVGRLFREFAVTLSVAIMVSLVVSLTTTPMLSAKFIQPHGTKKHGRFYRWGEKGLAWLTAEYEHGLRWVLGHQGLVLTITILTFALNIYLYILVPKGFFPQQDTGRIGGLIRGQQDVSFDAMKQKVVQLAAIVQQDPGVQNVMAFVGGGGPGGGGSNSGNVFIALKPDAERQKTGDSADVIINRLRPKTAGIPGATLYLQAFQELRIGARMSATQYQYSLTAENLTDLDVWAPKLMAAMEKLPELKDIATDQQDQGLRAQLVIDRDTASRLGVSPLSIDATLSDAFGQRQVSTTYRPLNQYHVVMEVAPQYQRDPDSLKNIYIKSTTGAMVPLSAVTHFEQQRIPLTVNHQAQSPAATLSFNLTPGASLSQATEAIENARVNIGMPSTIHGGFAGTAQAFQSSLSSEPMLILLALVTVYIVLGMLYESFIHPLTILSTLPSAGVGAIVALLLFKIDLSVIAMIGIILLIGIVKKNAIMMIDFALAAERLEGKTPQEAIYQACLLRFRPIMMTTMAALLGGVPLAFGTGTGSELRRPLGITIVGGLIVSQCLTLFTTPVVYLFFDRLRLRMAKQVAGQKRSPAAPQPVTGD
- a CDS encoding multidrug efflux RND transporter permease subunit, producing the protein MSPSRPFILRPVATSLLMVAILLAGWVAYLQLPVSALPEVDYPTIQVVTFYPGASPEVMASSVTAPLERQFGQIPGLSQMTSTSSGGGSVITLQFTLSESIDVAQQDVQAAINAAYSYLPQDLPNPPVYSKVNPADAPILTLALTSDSLPLSKVEDLADTVLAQKISQLSGVGLVSINGGQKPAVRIQANPTAMANYGLSLEDLRSALGTANVDQAKGNLNGARQSYTIGANDQLLSSADYAKVIIAYHNGSPVRLSDVANAVDSAENLYQAAWMGTAATPATKDQPARDIELKPAVIVNIQRQPGANIIGVVDEVQKLLPQLRTTLPTSVTVQVLTDRTNTIRASVKDVQFSLMLTIALVVMVIFLFLRSFSATIIPSVAVPLSIVGTFGVMYLLGYSLNNLSLMALTISTGFVVDDAIVMIENISRYLEDGDSPLEAALKGSQQIGFTILSLTVSLIAVLIPLLFMGDIVGRLFREFAVTLAVTILVSAVVSLTLTPMMCAKLLKHKPESEQNAFYHKSEVFFDYVIAKYGVGVKWVLRHQTLTLLVTLATFLLTVYLYIVVPKGFFPVQDTGVLLGITEAPQTISFQAMSARQQTLAKVILQDPDVESVSSFIGVDGTNSTLNSGRIQINLKDREQRTNSATDVIQRLGPRLAQVEGIQCFLQPLQDLTVDDRVSRTQYQYSLEDANSEELASATNQMLEKLRQLPELTDVASDQQLSGLEAQLVIDRDTASRLGITPQNIDDTLDDAFGQRQVSTIFTQLNQYHVVLEVAPKFQLNPTSLDNIYVKSSNGMQVPLSTFTHFEERQTALAINHQGQFPVVTLSFNLAPGKSIGDAVEAVNRAKDELNLPASVNASFQGTARAFEASLTNEPILILAALIVVYIVLGVLYESYIHPITILSTLPSAGVGAILALLLFHINLSVIALIGIILLIGIVKKNAIMMIDFALEAERVHNMEPEEAIYQACLLRFRPIMMTTMAALLGGLPLAMGTGTGSELRRPLGIAIVGGLIVSQVLTLFTTPVVYLFFDRIGRRYLHTKEADREFRRHEHEAVGAD
- a CDS encoding efflux RND transporter periplasmic adaptor subunit, which translates into the protein MNAPMSSAQITEQETSPVLPATAPQRAVPEPERPKGSGLKKWIVALVILLVVGVAVWKIRQNTQQQNADNQRSQAAADRPVPVQVSTVQQKAMPIYLTELGTVTAYYTVTIKSRVDGQLVQVAVREGEKVRKGQLLAEIDPAPYQAVLAQAQGQLVKDQANAVNAQAEAARYTALYRAGVVSQESEQAQISSSGQAQGSIEADKAAIQAARVNLQYTKITSPIDGVVGLRQVDPGNIVHASDTNGLLVVTQLQPITVIFTLPEDNLPEVLDLMKGGKKLNVEAYDRSGATHLASGSVLTVDNQIDTTTGTVKVKAIFDNKDGALFPNQFVNVRLILQQRPNAIVVPSAAIQSGSQGNFVFLVKPGDPPASLQGDTGPHGLPGGGRVHPGSKPGGAAPASGTASGAGQQNQPHFYAVAQTVKVDLTEGVQTILGGGVNPGDQVVVDGQEKLRNGSRVSPRQAMRPGGPRAQGTNATDGGTDMTPNVIGQGKGGEHQHGQHGQNTNAGGQHP
- a CDS encoding UbiA family prenyltransferase gives rise to the protein MPATATESGISALPALCVDLDGTLVKSDTLVDSVLSLARHHPTELLKVPGWLLEGKAAFKRHLAGAVSLDAAHLPYNRELLQFLEQEHSTGRPLYLATAADLGIARRVAEHLGIFSGVLASDGVVNLSGHNKLAVFREHFGDNFSYIGNATPDLPLLEACREPMVANPTAGLRSGLRRARITPVRSFTERVSPIKAWLKAIRIHQWAKNVLIFLPLLLAHALPLGLVTGTILAFFSFGLCASATYIVNDLLDLDADRQHPRKRRRPFASGDLSAVTGLGVILLFLVLSITLAVLLPAVVARLSPDRALVRPYHFLAWLGIYAVTTLAYSLRLKRAVLVDVIVLSGLYTIRIIAGSAATGVPVSTWLASFSIFFFLSLAFVKRFAELENLRERGGSIAKGRGYHISDVEQLRSFGSASGYASVVVLTLYISNLNADAAQLYNHINRLWLLVPVMLLWLSRLWLQASRGELDEDPVVYAITDRRSLLLGLLVIAVVLSAL